The following proteins are co-located in the Pochonia chlamydosporia 170 chromosome 6, whole genome shotgun sequence genome:
- a CDS encoding apoptosis-inducing factor (similar to Metarhizium acridum CQMa 102 XP_007812347.1): protein MKTIVVLGVGLAGAPLIRQIMRTTVLKSKDYKMIVVSPTTHFHWPIAMPRVVVPGQMPDEKIMYPLEPTFREYPKDKFEFVLGSASSLDPDGNTVTVALDDGTSRDVSYDTLFIATGSSAKDEMPWKLVGTAANTFDRIHALQKQVESADTVVVAGGGLTGAETAGEIGYQYGKNRKKQVYFIYNNELPLSPAVMDSVRKQTKLELERMNVKLMPKTTVTKATIQGKDTILQLRHADGTTKTLTTQAYLPTTGMTPNTSFVPTKMLDSNGYVKQTSFLRAEGYKNIFVVGDAGNLEDNRALAADGQAGHLIKVLPGYFDGGSLAEYKVNTKPMYGITLGQSKGTGQMGSFKVFSFLIWLLKGRFLGTDKAPGVAAGKMTMSATFEK from the coding sequence ATGAAGACCATTGTCGTCTTGGGTGTTGGCCTCGCCGGCGCCCCCCTGATCCGCCAAATCATGCGCACCACCGTCCTCAAGAGCAAAGACTACAAAATGATTGTCGTCAGTCCGACAACACACTTCCACTGGCCGATAGCCATGCCGCGCGTCGTCGTCCCCGGCCAGATGCCCGACGAAAAGATCATGTACCCCCTCGAACCGACGTTCAGGGAGTACCCCAAGGACAAATTCGAGTTTGTGCTCGGCAGCGCGAGCAGTCTCGACCCGGACGGCAACACCGTGACAGTTGCGTTGGACGACGGCACGAGCAGGGACGTCTCGTACGACACGCTCTTCATCGCGACGGGGTCGTCTGCAAAGGATGAGATGCCGTGGAAGTTGGTGGGCACGGCGGCCAACACGTTTGACCGGATTCACGCGCTCCAGAAACAGGTCGAGAGCGCGGACACGGTTGTCGTTGCGGGTGGTGGGTTGACGGGGGCAGAGACCGCCGGCGAGATTGGGTATCAGTATGGCAAGAATCGCAAGAAGCAGGTGTATTTTATTTATAACAACGAGTTGCCGCTGTCGCCGGCTGTCATGGACAGCGTGCgcaagcaaaccaagcttgagctggagCGGATGAACGTCAAGCTCATGCCCAAGACGACTGTGACAAAAGCCACGATCCAGGGAAAAGACACGATTCTGCAGCTACGCCACGCAGACGGGACGACCAAGACGCTCACCACGCAGGCATATCTCCCCACGACGGGCATGACGCCCAACACGTCGTTTGTGCCGACCAAGATGCTCGACAGCAACGGATACGTGAAGCAGACGTCGTTTCTCAGGGCGGAAGGGTACAAGAACATCtttgtggttggcgatgccgGCAACCTCGAGGATAATAGAGCCCTGGCTGCTGACGGGCAGGCCGGGCATCTCATCAAGGTGCTGCCGGGGTACTTTGACGGCGGCTCCCTGGCCGAGTACAAGGTCAACACGAAGCCCATGTACGGCATTACGCTTGGCCAGAGCAAGGGGACGGGGCAGATGGGCAGTTTCAAGGTGTTTAGTTTTCTGATATGGTTGCTCAAGGGGCGGTTCTTGGGCACGGACAAGGCTCCTGGTGTTGCGGCCGGGAAGATGACCATGTCGGCGACGTTTGAGAAGTAA